One part of the Mariniblastus fucicola genome encodes these proteins:
- a CDS encoding glycoside hydrolase family 172 protein, with translation MKLRKLSFLLGLAFALFSSVVMAQTSVSIESLLEEMVDRDAVARFPTNNFRLKQHSSYNRASKSPDEPKGWFANHDYNRSPKDKNFIRIEEKDGKKEWVLMDHTGAGAIVRSWMPWQNQTKPGSNITMRIYLDGSDEPAFEGNMLGMFDGNGIIPFPLAHSSLRSAVNFFPIPYAKSCKVTTDAMPFFFQFTFREYDEGTQVKTFTMKDFEAAKALTEKTGQSLLNPTAPNEGDSFSFKTTLDDQQEKSIGLPKRVAAVRELSVKLGSYENPNVTRQVILKMEFDGNETVWCPIGDFFGSGIGLNPVQGWYRTVDEDGTLSCRWVMPYKSGGKVTLLNLSGEAVDAELKVRTGDWVWDENSMYFNAAWRGQYPVPTQPRSDWNYVALKGRGVYVGDTLTIMNPVKQWWGEGDERIWVDGEDFPSIFGTGTEDYYAYSWGGRSTDFYEHPFHAQPLCGKYNKLNRQPKSDNEKNTQGFSVETRSRALDTMPFGSSLQLDMEVWSGTDCDMGYQVGAYWYGFSGTTSNREPEPQEVLNIAPLPANLTTAAPAKK, from the coding sequence ATGAAATTACGAAAGCTCAGTTTTCTCCTTGGTCTGGCATTTGCGCTGTTCTCTTCCGTCGTGATGGCACAAACATCGGTTTCAATTGAATCGTTGCTGGAAGAAATGGTCGATCGCGATGCGGTTGCCCGCTTTCCAACGAACAACTTTCGCCTGAAGCAACACAGCAGCTACAACCGCGCTTCGAAGTCGCCTGATGAACCCAAAGGATGGTTCGCCAACCACGACTATAACCGTAGCCCGAAGGACAAAAACTTCATTCGTATCGAAGAGAAGGATGGCAAGAAAGAATGGGTACTGATGGACCACACAGGAGCAGGGGCGATCGTGAGATCGTGGATGCCATGGCAAAATCAAACCAAGCCTGGTTCCAATATCACGATGCGCATCTATCTGGATGGCTCCGACGAACCTGCGTTCGAAGGCAATATGTTGGGCATGTTTGACGGCAACGGCATCATCCCGTTTCCACTTGCACATTCCTCGTTGCGATCGGCAGTAAACTTCTTTCCGATTCCCTACGCCAAAAGCTGCAAGGTAACCACTGATGCGATGCCATTCTTCTTTCAGTTTACTTTTCGGGAATACGACGAAGGAACGCAGGTTAAGACGTTCACCATGAAAGACTTTGAAGCAGCCAAAGCGTTGACCGAGAAAACCGGCCAGTCCCTGTTGAATCCGACGGCGCCAAACGAGGGCGATTCATTTAGCTTCAAAACGACGCTTGATGATCAACAGGAAAAGTCCATTGGCTTGCCAAAACGTGTAGCTGCCGTGAGGGAGCTGTCTGTCAAACTGGGGAGTTACGAAAACCCCAATGTGACACGGCAAGTAATTCTCAAGATGGAGTTTGATGGCAATGAGACTGTGTGGTGTCCGATTGGCGATTTCTTCGGATCCGGAATCGGCCTAAATCCGGTTCAAGGTTGGTACCGGACTGTGGACGAAGACGGAACATTAAGTTGCCGCTGGGTCATGCCTTACAAATCTGGCGGCAAAGTTACGCTATTGAATCTCAGTGGGGAAGCAGTTGATGCCGAATTGAAAGTCAGAACAGGCGATTGGGTTTGGGACGAAAACTCCATGTATTTTAACGCTGCATGGCGCGGTCAGTATCCGGTTCCTACCCAACCCCGGTCCGATTGGAACTACGTTGCGCTCAAAGGTCGAGGCGTCTACGTGGGTGACACGCTGACCATCATGAATCCTGTGAAACAGTGGTGGGGTGAAGGCGACGAACGAATTTGGGTCGATGGCGAAGATTTTCCATCGATCTTCGGCACCGGAACCGAAGACTACTACGCCTACTCGTGGGGCGGGCGAAGCACGGACTTCTACGAGCACCCGTTTCATGCTCAGCCACTATGCGGCAAGTACAACAAGTTGAACCGCCAGCCCAAGTCCGACAACGAGAAAAACACTCAGGGATTCAGCGTCGAAACACGCAGCCGCGCTCTGGATACGATGCCCTTTGGTAGTTCCTTGCAACTGGATATGGAAGTTTGGTCAGGAACCGATTGCGATATGGGCTATCAGGTTGGAGCATATTGGTATGGTTTCTCGGGAACCACTTCCAATCGAGAACCAGAACCGCAAGAAGTTCTTAACATTGCTCCGCTGCCGGCTAATTTAACAACAGCTGCACCAGCAAAGAAGTGA
- a CDS encoding sulfatase-like hydrolase/transferase: MNRSLFALFVIIFAFALADTIMAQDQPNIIFLMTDDQRCDNLGCYGRPEFKTTNIDHLARQGVVFDNAYYAVSICMPSRVTMMTGRFISSHQVGFSPPYDHTLSQSDFRDSYPAQLKAARYRTGFIGKFGFNVTEISRRPNGNKGYDFEKQLKEYFDFFAGDGTHTGGESKVWPQEDAKLVAIYDRGRKNTGRTLRNGEAMLHFLDTQPKDVPFCLSVSFLAVKHDSNSHMHAPHFDLFKDHEFSVPENWVEGANEKLPKVVKENWRGSPLHVQRSSTPELYQRQVRRFAAQGYTVDQQVGLMMDKLEEKGLLQNTVVIYTSDNGRFQGSHGLFDKALLYEESMKEPLIVFDGRKPESQRGRREDAMISSVDIAPTILSLAGVQPPESMQGNDFSKILNQTQDMSLWPRVVFMENLFLVSLRGARNKPNAVEINEKAIARNKSYRCHGVRTKRWKYFVYYEHDPKIEELYDLQADPFEQNNLVDDPAFEGTVKKLRKQTEKMYSRALE; this comes from the coding sequence ATGAATCGTAGTCTCTTTGCCCTGTTCGTCATTATTTTCGCGTTCGCTTTGGCCGACACGATCATGGCTCAGGATCAGCCAAACATCATATTTTTGATGACCGATGACCAGCGCTGCGACAACCTTGGTTGCTACGGCAGGCCCGAGTTTAAAACAACCAACATCGACCACCTCGCCAGGCAAGGCGTGGTCTTCGACAACGCCTACTACGCCGTTTCCATTTGCATGCCCAGCCGCGTGACGATGATGACCGGCCGCTTCATTTCCAGCCACCAGGTCGGGTTTTCACCGCCGTACGACCACACGCTTTCCCAATCTGACTTCCGTGACAGCTATCCTGCTCAACTAAAAGCAGCCCGCTACCGAACTGGCTTCATTGGAAAATTTGGATTCAACGTGACCGAGATTTCGCGGCGACCAAACGGAAACAAGGGTTACGATTTCGAAAAACAATTGAAGGAGTATTTCGACTTCTTTGCCGGCGACGGAACGCACACTGGCGGAGAATCAAAAGTCTGGCCGCAAGAAGATGCAAAACTGGTAGCCATCTACGATAGAGGCCGCAAAAATACTGGCAGGACACTCCGGAACGGCGAGGCGATGTTGCACTTTCTGGACACGCAACCGAAAGACGTGCCTTTTTGTTTGTCAGTCAGTTTCCTCGCGGTGAAACACGACAGCAACTCCCACATGCATGCGCCTCACTTTGACCTTTTCAAGGATCACGAATTTTCGGTGCCGGAAAACTGGGTCGAAGGAGCCAACGAGAAACTCCCAAAAGTCGTGAAGGAGAACTGGCGTGGTTCGCCGCTGCATGTCCAGCGATCTTCGACTCCTGAACTTTATCAACGACAAGTGCGGCGATTCGCGGCTCAGGGTTACACCGTCGATCAGCAAGTCGGGCTAATGATGGACAAACTGGAAGAGAAAGGTCTGCTACAAAACACGGTCGTCATCTACACCAGTGACAACGGTCGGTTCCAAGGTTCGCACGGGCTGTTCGATAAAGCTTTGTTGTACGAAGAATCCATGAAGGAGCCGCTGATCGTCTTCGATGGTCGAAAGCCAGAATCGCAGCGGGGACGCCGGGAAGACGCGATGATCTCTTCTGTCGATATCGCGCCGACGATTCTGTCACTGGCAGGTGTGCAGCCACCTGAATCCATGCAGGGGAATGACTTTAGCAAGATTCTGAATCAAACTCAGGACATGTCACTTTGGCCCAGGGTTGTGTTTATGGAGAATCTTTTTCTCGTTTCACTCCGTGGTGCACGAAACAAACCGAACGCGGTCGAGATCAACGAGAAAGCGATCGCCCGCAACAAATCGTATCGTTGTCACGGTGTTCGCACGAAACGCTGGAAGTATTTCGTCTACTACGAACACGATCCAAAGATCGAAGAGCTCTACGATCTCCAGGCCGATCCGTTCGAGCAGAACAACCTAGTCGACGATCCTGCGTTCGAGGGAACCGTGAAGAAGCTGCGGAAGCAAACCGAAAAAATGTACTCTCGTGCGTTGGAGTAG
- a CDS encoding sulfatase-like hydrolase/transferase: METTAKSYWIVCLFLLLCTASNVSQQRPNIIVIMADDLGYADVGCYGCTDIPTPNIDQLASDGVRFTSAYVTGNMYDPSRAENGDHCKILAGQDSKGARRHCPNPFSLRCHGERNGSGNRQAVVQSRRDWL; this comes from the coding sequence ATGGAAACCACCGCCAAATCGTACTGGATCGTCTGCCTGTTCCTCTTGCTTTGCACCGCCTCGAACGTTTCTCAGCAACGCCCCAACATTATCGTCATCATGGCGGATGATCTTGGTTATGCGGATGTCGGCTGCTATGGCTGCACAGATATTCCAACTCCCAATATCGACCAGCTCGCTTCCGATGGTGTGCGTTTCACGTCAGCCTATGTGACCGGAAACATGTATGATCCGTCGCGGGCCGAAAATGGAGACCATTGCAAAATACTCGCCGGACAAGATAGCAAAGGTGCCCGGCGTCACTGCCCAAACCCGTTCAGTCTACGCTGCCATGGTGAACGAAATGGATCAGGGAATCGGCAAGCTGTTGTCCAAAGTCGACGCGATTGGCTTTAA
- a CDS encoding sulfatase-like hydrolase/transferase, whose amino-acid sequence MNRLPIALLTLVAAFVVDISQTSAQDEFKATPGVTIERDLDFLAAGREEKLDLYRPEKNESNALLPAVLIIHGGGWGKGDKGREREFVSGITLAKAGYVAISVNYERRKGKRWPGNLHDCKNAVRWLRTNAEELGVDSENIGVIGGSAGGHLALMVAYTGDHSKLSPNDLYPDVSDKVSACVDMYGITNLLTRRVTDEKGNPTDELKKHRLFSKNRDEAPVMWRNASPVTYIDANTPPTLILHGTKDKTVDRDQSKELYAALQNAGVESELKMIEGAGHAWPLKNDDFDLRSDVVAFFDKHLKTQATPRTSRNRASKLAQGDRPNVLFIAVDDLNDWQGALNGHPLVKTPNMDRLFKQGVLFTNAHCSQAVCNASRNSVLSGLHPCSSGWYGSTKIMRASYKDVMRDHTMMPQFFRDSGYHTMTAGKIYHQGASDFPDLTDRLWDEIAPGYRIPRHLLERGDGYGGRKFYPFPKNGSQMSRQLGEDYKDGNSLCYGALDREDMPGGKMYDELIAEWAVGSLKKDYEKPFFMAVGFVRPHVPFTAPKEFFDLYKLEDIKALDVPENEMSDIPMMGKSIAYGRLKGGDDHAISKVSDTFSRELILGYLACVSFVDAQIGKVADALEASDYADNTVIVLWSDHGQHLGEKRRWRKQTLWEEATQVPLFFKAPGNKTTPSKNDQVVSLLDIYPTLVDLCGLPVSDRLEGESLIPLFKDPKISRSRPVVSGWYYGNLAVRSNRYRYIRYRDGSGELYDHQSDPGEHRNLIDLPESQQIIAEHEGWLPIEPALPAGSTTWKADKLDRQIERWQKNDSVPDWLK is encoded by the coding sequence ATGAATCGACTTCCCATTGCTTTGTTAACACTCGTCGCGGCTTTTGTTGTTGACATTTCGCAGACATCAGCTCAAGACGAGTTCAAGGCGACTCCCGGAGTCACGATCGAACGGGATCTCGACTTCCTTGCCGCCGGACGGGAAGAGAAACTGGATCTGTATCGTCCGGAGAAGAATGAATCTAACGCACTTCTTCCGGCGGTCTTAATCATTCACGGCGGCGGTTGGGGCAAAGGCGACAAAGGACGCGAACGGGAGTTCGTTTCGGGAATAACACTCGCCAAAGCCGGCTACGTCGCGATCAGCGTCAATTACGAGCGGCGAAAAGGGAAACGTTGGCCGGGAAATTTACACGACTGCAAAAACGCTGTTCGATGGCTGCGAACAAACGCAGAAGAACTCGGTGTCGACAGTGAAAACATCGGAGTCATCGGTGGCTCTGCGGGTGGGCACTTGGCGCTGATGGTGGCCTATACAGGCGATCATTCAAAGCTGAGCCCCAACGATCTTTATCCTGACGTTTCCGATAAAGTCAGCGCCTGCGTCGACATGTACGGCATCACCAACTTGCTCACACGACGCGTCACCGACGAAAAAGGAAATCCGACGGACGAACTGAAAAAACATCGTCTGTTCAGCAAGAATCGTGACGAGGCACCAGTCATGTGGCGCAACGCGTCGCCTGTGACTTACATTGACGCAAATACGCCGCCGACGCTGATCCTTCACGGCACGAAGGACAAAACGGTAGACCGCGATCAATCGAAAGAACTCTACGCTGCCTTGCAGAATGCTGGCGTCGAGTCTGAGTTGAAAATGATCGAAGGCGCTGGGCACGCGTGGCCTCTGAAGAACGATGATTTTGATTTGAGATCGGATGTCGTGGCTTTTTTTGACAAGCACCTCAAGACTCAGGCGACCCCAAGAACTTCGAGGAACAGAGCTTCAAAACTTGCACAGGGCGACCGCCCGAACGTCCTGTTCATCGCAGTAGACGACCTCAACGACTGGCAAGGCGCGCTCAACGGCCATCCGCTAGTCAAGACGCCCAACATGGATCGGTTGTTCAAGCAGGGCGTGCTGTTCACCAACGCACACTGTTCGCAAGCGGTCTGCAACGCGTCGCGGAATTCGGTCCTGAGCGGTTTGCATCCATGCTCTTCCGGTTGGTATGGCTCGACCAAGATCATGCGTGCATCCTACAAAGACGTGATGCGTGACCACACGATGATGCCGCAGTTCTTCCGTGACAGTGGCTATCACACAATGACCGCCGGCAAGATCTATCATCAAGGCGCTTCTGACTTTCCCGATCTGACGGATCGACTTTGGGACGAGATTGCTCCGGGCTACAGAATCCCCAGGCATCTGCTGGAGCGTGGCGATGGCTATGGTGGAAGAAAGTTCTATCCGTTTCCTAAAAACGGCAGCCAGATGAGCCGCCAACTTGGCGAAGACTACAAAGACGGCAACTCGCTGTGTTACGGTGCTCTTGATCGCGAAGACATGCCCGGCGGAAAAATGTATGACGAGCTGATTGCTGAGTGGGCTGTTGGCAGTCTCAAGAAAGATTATGAAAAGCCGTTCTTCATGGCTGTAGGCTTCGTTCGGCCACACGTTCCGTTCACTGCGCCGAAGGAATTCTTCGACCTATACAAACTGGAAGATATAAAAGCCCTGGACGTCCCTGAAAACGAAATGTCCGACATTCCCATGATGGGCAAGTCGATTGCTTACGGTCGACTCAAAGGAGGAGACGATCACGCCATTTCAAAAGTTAGCGATACGTTTTCGCGAGAGTTGATTTTGGGATATCTGGCGTGCGTTTCATTTGTGGATGCACAAATCGGCAAAGTCGCGGATGCCCTCGAAGCGAGTGACTATGCTGACAACACGGTAATCGTTTTGTGGTCCGACCACGGCCAGCATCTGGGCGAAAAACGTCGTTGGCGAAAGCAAACGTTGTGGGAAGAAGCCACTCAAGTTCCGCTGTTCTTTAAAGCTCCAGGGAACAAGACAACTCCGTCCAAAAACGATCAAGTCGTCAGCTTGCTGGATATTTATCCGACACTTGTCGATCTGTGTGGCTTGCCGGTTTCAGATCGGCTTGAGGGCGAATCATTGATTCCGCTTTTCAAGGACCCAAAGATCAGTCGTTCGCGACCGGTCGTGAGCGGCTGGTACTACGGCAACCTGGCGGTGCGAAGCAATCGATATCGCTACATTCGTTATCGCGACGGGTCGGGCGAGCTTTATGATCACCAGTCGGATCCCGGCGAGCATCGAAATTTGATCGACTTGCCGGAGTCGCAACAGATCATCGCCGAACATGAAGGCTGGCTTCCAATTGAACCCGCGTTGCCCGCTGGTTCGACAACGTGGAAAGCAGACAAGCTGGACAGGCAAATCGAGCGGTGGCAGAAAAATGATTCTGTGCCGGATTGGTTGAAGTGA
- a CDS encoding alpha-L-fucosidase, which yields MPSKLFLAGLAVLLMHAPGLIFAQEHVQAKAVESESERDARMAWWKEARFGMFVHWGVYSVVGGKYKGQDLPNSAEWMMCRGKIPISEYQQYAAQFNPIKFDADEFVGRAKRAGMKYIVITAKHHDGFAMFDSAAGDYNVVDKTPFGRDIMKELADACQKQGIKFGFYYSQAQDWHHPGGFGNNWDKSIKRVSSDEYVMNKAVPEVKQLLTDYGPIGIFWWDTPRKMSKESFNALHSLTGLQKETITNDRLGDDFPGDYKTFERHIPQQAPAGKDWEVCMPISGSWGYKIGDNKFKSTTKLIQNLVTISSMGGNYLLNVSPTGEGTLLPPALERLEAIGKWMDVNGESIYGTSASPFADLEWGKCTRKELDGKTKLYLHVFDWPEDGQLIVPGLKNSIEKASLLDGGAKLETRSVESGVIVSLPAEATDSHASVIVLDVAGKMDVEPQLPTFNKEGSLLLTADKAYINNNEGSKDAGVRKHDDIPHIGYWLDNEASVEWQFRTKAPGTFEVHAELSVAEEKTRFGVGLVDAPLMVEVESTGGYGKYKKQVLGTIEIKTQGDQILRVKPDPSAWNPINLRSIELRRVE from the coding sequence ATGCCATCGAAACTCTTCTTGGCCGGACTCGCGGTCTTGTTGATGCATGCGCCCGGCTTAATTTTTGCACAGGAGCACGTTCAAGCCAAAGCCGTTGAATCAGAATCCGAACGCGACGCACGGATGGCTTGGTGGAAAGAAGCTCGATTCGGAATGTTCGTTCACTGGGGCGTCTATTCGGTGGTCGGCGGAAAATACAAGGGGCAGGATTTACCCAACAGCGCCGAGTGGATGATGTGCCGTGGCAAGATTCCAATTTCCGAGTACCAGCAATATGCGGCTCAGTTCAATCCGATCAAGTTCGACGCCGATGAATTCGTAGGACGTGCAAAACGGGCCGGCATGAAATACATCGTCATCACGGCAAAGCATCACGATGGATTTGCGATGTTTGACTCCGCAGCCGGTGACTACAACGTGGTCGACAAGACGCCGTTTGGCCGTGACATCATGAAAGAATTAGCCGATGCCTGTCAAAAACAGGGAATCAAGTTTGGATTTTACTATTCGCAAGCTCAAGACTGGCATCACCCTGGCGGATTTGGGAACAACTGGGACAAGTCCATTAAGCGTGTCAGCAGCGACGAGTACGTGATGAACAAAGCCGTTCCGGAAGTCAAACAACTGTTGACTGATTACGGTCCGATTGGCATTTTCTGGTGGGATACGCCGCGAAAGATGTCAAAAGAATCGTTCAACGCGTTGCACTCACTAACAGGCCTGCAAAAAGAAACAATTACCAATGATCGGCTTGGCGATGATTTTCCAGGCGACTACAAAACATTTGAACGTCATATTCCACAACAGGCTCCGGCAGGGAAAGACTGGGAAGTTTGCATGCCGATCAGCGGCAGTTGGGGCTACAAGATTGGTGACAACAAATTCAAATCGACCACCAAACTGATTCAGAATCTGGTCACGATCTCCAGCATGGGCGGCAACTATTTGCTCAACGTGAGCCCAACTGGCGAGGGAACTTTGCTTCCACCAGCTTTGGAGCGACTGGAAGCGATTGGGAAGTGGATGGACGTCAACGGCGAATCGATTTATGGAACTAGCGCCAGTCCTTTCGCCGATCTGGAGTGGGGGAAATGCACGCGAAAGGAATTGGATGGAAAAACGAAACTCTATTTGCACGTTTTCGATTGGCCAGAAGATGGCCAGTTAATTGTTCCCGGACTCAAGAACTCCATCGAAAAAGCATCATTGCTTGATGGCGGTGCGAAACTGGAAACCCGATCAGTTGAGTCCGGAGTGATTGTTTCTCTTCCGGCAGAGGCAACGGATTCTCACGCGAGTGTGATCGTCCTGGATGTGGCTGGAAAGATGGATGTCGAGCCGCAACTGCCGACATTTAACAAAGAAGGTTCACTCTTGCTCACTGCCGACAAGGCTTATATCAACAACAACGAAGGCAGCAAAGACGCGGGCGTGCGGAAACACGATGACATTCCACATATCGGTTACTGGTTGGACAACGAAGCTTCCGTCGAGTGGCAATTCCGAACGAAAGCCCCCGGGACTTTCGAAGTTCATGCGGAACTCTCAGTAGCCGAAGAGAAAACCCGATTCGGCGTTGGCTTGGTCGATGCACCGCTGATGGTCGAAGTCGAATCGACTGGCGGCTACGGGAAATACAAGAAGCAGGTCTTGGGTACCATAGAGATCAAAACGCAAGGCGATCAAATCCTTCGCGTCAAACCCGATCCTTCAGCGTGGAACCCAATCAATCTACGCAGTATTGAATTGCGACGAGTGGAGTAG
- a CDS encoding PDZ domain-containing protein — translation MTCQRGLFSGSLFLWFSIFVCTNVCFATDLYVATSGKDSSPGTRDQPVATLAAAQMLARAMAGKDTVTIHVGDGTYFLRETLKLSVEDSGSAAKPVAWRAENEGGAIISGGVLLETDWQPFRDGIFKTTVPSGLEIDQVFVAGKRQHMARYPDFDPAGTTRAWQGFSADAFSVERASKWKDPEGAFIHAMHKSRWGGYHYRITGKNADGTVAYEGGWQNNRGSTMHKDYRMVENVFEELDVPGEWYHDAKTETLYYYPADGVDLKTVEVVVVRLEHLIELNGSEKAPVKHISFDGFVFRHAARTFMKTKEPLLRSDWTIYRGGSVKLTGCEDVAIADCEFDQPGGNAIFVSNYNRNVVVRGCHIHGTGASGICFVGDPGAVRNPLFGYGRSNDLGKIDLTPGPKTNNYPADCIVEDCLINGIGRVERQPAGVQISMASRITIRDCSIYDCARAGINVSEGTWGGHLIEGCDVFDTVLETHDHGSFNSWGRDRYWRRDHMETSDPAVAANPKLPFLDAQETTVIRNSRWRCDHGWDIDLDDGSSNYEIYNNLMLAGGLKFREGFGRRAYNNVLVNGCFHPHVWFNNSDSSFERNVVMGVHRNVRCASGWQDLIDNNAYVSNELLKVNQSFGSDGASTGGDPKFIDPAAGDFRVQQDSPALKVGFVNFPMDRFGVKKPSLRAKAKTPIIPELETPELKVADRSGVKKPIQGQQYWLGATIHSLTGQEFSAFGVSKEEAGVQFTRVPRNSAAAQAGIRKDDVIQRVGNSKVRNAKELFVAWHAVRSNAFEVILVRNQKQLTVTLDKADAVLVELFEAPEGSEFLKLAKSIDFKVTANPRTRNQPVAVLSDGSVAEDYGPIFGNGTAAGYYLFDLGSRKDVQAVSLWTFNKEQKRGAVKVNIYATSDRDPKFEISKFTPISTLDTSNLDIGTFNAVSLRKREGTPLGHFRWILIESLPVTDKGEHAAFQEIRIEP, via the coding sequence ATGACGTGTCAACGAGGTTTGTTTTCTGGGTCGCTGTTCCTTTGGTTTTCCATTTTCGTTTGCACCAATGTCTGTTTTGCAACGGACCTGTATGTTGCAACGTCTGGTAAGGATTCGAGTCCCGGTACACGCGATCAGCCCGTCGCTACGTTGGCTGCTGCACAGATGTTGGCCCGGGCAATGGCGGGCAAGGATACTGTCACCATTCACGTTGGCGATGGAACGTATTTTTTGCGTGAAACACTCAAGCTTTCGGTTGAGGATTCTGGCTCGGCAGCCAAGCCGGTGGCGTGGCGGGCAGAGAATGAAGGTGGAGCAATCATCAGTGGTGGAGTGTTACTCGAAACCGATTGGCAGCCTTTCCGCGATGGCATTTTCAAAACGACAGTACCATCTGGATTGGAGATTGATCAAGTTTTTGTTGCCGGCAAACGTCAGCACATGGCGAGATATCCAGACTTTGATCCAGCAGGCACGACCAGGGCGTGGCAAGGTTTTTCCGCAGACGCTTTTTCCGTTGAGCGAGCATCCAAATGGAAAGATCCGGAGGGAGCGTTTATTCACGCGATGCACAAATCACGCTGGGGCGGATACCACTATCGCATCACTGGTAAAAATGCGGACGGAACCGTGGCGTATGAAGGCGGTTGGCAGAACAACCGTGGTTCAACCATGCACAAAGACTATCGCATGGTTGAAAATGTCTTCGAAGAACTCGATGTGCCGGGCGAGTGGTATCACGACGCGAAAACAGAAACGCTTTACTACTATCCTGCTGATGGCGTCGACCTGAAGACCGTCGAAGTGGTCGTGGTCAGACTGGAGCACCTGATCGAGCTCAACGGTTCCGAAAAAGCACCAGTCAAGCACATCAGTTTCGACGGCTTCGTATTCCGGCATGCGGCAAGAACATTCATGAAAACGAAAGAGCCTCTGTTGCGAAGCGATTGGACGATTTATCGGGGCGGCAGTGTGAAGCTAACTGGCTGCGAAGACGTCGCGATCGCCGATTGCGAGTTTGATCAGCCTGGAGGCAATGCAATATTTGTCAGCAACTACAACCGTAACGTCGTTGTCCGCGGCTGTCACATTCATGGCACGGGTGCTTCGGGTATCTGTTTCGTCGGTGACCCTGGCGCAGTGAGAAATCCATTGTTTGGCTACGGCCGATCGAATGATCTAGGCAAGATTGATCTCACGCCTGGTCCGAAAACGAACAACTATCCGGCTGACTGCATTGTCGAAGACTGTCTGATCAACGGAATCGGCCGCGTTGAAAGACAGCCTGCGGGAGTACAGATTTCGATGGCGTCAAGAATTACGATACGTGACTGTTCAATCTATGACTGTGCTCGCGCAGGCATCAACGTCAGCGAAGGCACTTGGGGCGGTCATCTGATCGAAGGCTGCGATGTTTTTGACACGGTACTCGAAACGCACGACCACGGTTCGTTTAACTCGTGGGGGCGCGATCGCTACTGGAGACGGGACCACATGGAGACTTCGGATCCAGCCGTCGCCGCCAATCCAAAGTTGCCCTTCCTTGACGCGCAAGAAACAACCGTGATCCGAAACTCACGCTGGAGATGTGACCATGGTTGGGATATTGACCTGGACGACGGATCTTCCAACTACGAAATTTACAACAACCTGATGCTGGCTGGCGGCTTGAAGTTTCGCGAAGGCTTTGGCCGCAGGGCTTACAACAACGTGCTGGTCAACGGATGCTTCCACCCGCATGTCTGGTTCAACAACAGCGACAGTTCGTTTGAGCGCAATGTCGTAATGGGTGTGCACCGGAATGTGCGATGTGCTTCAGGTTGGCAGGATCTGATCGACAACAACGCTTACGTCAGCAATGAGCTTTTGAAAGTCAACCAGAGCTTCGGAAGCGATGGTGCCTCGACAGGTGGCGATCCGAAATTCATCGACCCTGCCGCCGGCGATTTCCGCGTTCAGCAGGACTCGCCGGCTCTGAAAGTCGGATTCGTCAACTTTCCAATGGACAGGTTTGGTGTCAAAAAACCGTCGCTTCGTGCGAAAGCCAAAACGCCGATCATTCCTGAGTTGGAAACCCCAGAACTTAAAGTAGCCGACCGCTCAGGCGTCAAGAAGCCGATACAGGGTCAGCAATACTGGCTCGGCGCGACGATCCATTCGCTGACCGGTCAGGAATTTTCTGCCTTCGGCGTGTCGAAGGAAGAGGCTGGCGTCCAGTTCACTCGCGTTCCCAGAAATTCCGCCGCCGCACAGGCCGGGATTCGAAAAGATGACGTGATTCAAAGGGTCGGAAATTCGAAAGTCAGAAATGCAAAAGAATTGTTTGTCGCTTGGCATGCGGTTCGGAGCAATGCTTTTGAGGTCATCCTGGTTCGCAATCAAAAGCAGCTGACGGTCACCTTGGACAAAGCTGATGCGGTTCTGGTTGAATTGTTTGAAGCTCCAGAGGGTTCGGAGTTTTTAAAATTGGCCAAATCCATCGATTTCAAAGTGACTGCAAATCCTCGAACCAGAAACCAGCCAGTCGCTGTTCTTTCCGACGGCAGCGTTGCGGAAGACTACGGACCGATCTTTGGGAACGGAACTGCAGCGGGTTACTACCTGTTCGATCTTGGTAGTCGGAAAGATGTTCAAGCCGTTTCGCTTTGGACATTCAACAAAGAGCAAAAGCGTGGAGCGGTGAAAGTTAACATTTACGCAACAAGCGACCGAGATCCGAAGTTCGAGATTTCAAAATTCACTCCCATTTCAACGCTCGACACGAGCAACCTTGATATTGGCACTTTCAATGCAGTCAGCTTGAGAAAGAGAGAGGGGACTCCGCTGGGACACTTTCGTTGGATTTTGATCGAAAGCTTGCCTGTCACTGACAAAGGAGAACACGCTGCGTTTCAGGAAATACGGATCGAGCCGTAG